A single genomic interval of Spirosoma taeanense harbors:
- a CDS encoding O-antigen ligase domain-containing protein, with amino-acid sequence MNLRVEYLPVPTGREVKLAVIGTAAAILVGAFVAVGKVAALAMLIVLPSALVVAGICFTNPMAGLMIYFNINFFVLGISRFLPDAPYGLSIDLMLVLIFIGIFFSVRRTGERRLHHPVFYLVLVWFMYTILLFFNTRAPSQVAWFFAVRGLSLYWLMVVTAGLLLINDPKHLYWLVKCWLFWSVLGALWSFRQYYIGLLPGEQQWLNEVGYKTHLLFGKQFRAFSFYTDAGQFGASMAHVSLFAGIMVLESKTMLKRVLYLLLALICFWGFAIAGTRGPLFIIFVGGPIYLLLRRNVPLLITGLTVLTIAFSLLVFTRIGQGNYQILRMRSALNMEDPSLLIRINNQILLAGYMADKPFGGGVGSGGTGATGLRPIRSSGRSLWTAGT; translated from the coding sequence ATGAATTTGCGCGTTGAATACTTACCCGTTCCAACGGGCCGTGAAGTTAAACTAGCTGTCATCGGAACAGCCGCTGCTATTTTGGTTGGTGCCTTTGTAGCTGTTGGTAAAGTAGCGGCCCTGGCCATGCTGATTGTTCTGCCTTCGGCACTGGTTGTGGCGGGCATCTGCTTCACCAATCCAATGGCGGGGCTGATGATCTATTTCAATATCAATTTCTTTGTTCTGGGCATAAGCCGGTTTCTACCCGATGCACCTTACGGTTTATCCATTGACCTGATGCTGGTGCTGATTTTTATCGGCATCTTCTTCTCCGTCAGACGCACGGGCGAACGGCGACTACATCACCCGGTTTTTTATCTGGTACTGGTGTGGTTTATGTACACGATACTGCTTTTTTTCAATACGCGCGCCCCAAGTCAGGTGGCCTGGTTCTTTGCGGTTCGGGGCTTATCGCTTTACTGGCTGATGGTGGTTACGGCCGGGCTCCTGCTCATTAATGATCCCAAACATCTGTATTGGCTCGTTAAATGCTGGTTATTCTGGTCGGTGCTGGGAGCGTTATGGAGTTTCCGCCAGTATTATATTGGTCTGCTGCCGGGTGAGCAGCAGTGGCTGAATGAGGTCGGTTACAAAACCCACCTTCTGTTTGGTAAGCAGTTCCGGGCCTTCTCCTTCTATACGGATGCTGGCCAGTTCGGCGCCAGTATGGCCCACGTCTCTTTGTTTGCCGGGATTATGGTGCTGGAATCAAAAACCATGCTGAAACGCGTCCTGTATCTTCTTCTGGCACTCATCTGCTTCTGGGGGTTCGCTATCGCTGGTACGCGCGGTCCGCTATTTATTATCTTCGTAGGTGGGCCGATTTACCTGTTGCTGCGCCGGAACGTGCCCCTGCTGATTACAGGTCTTACCGTGCTGACTATAGCTTTTAGTCTGCTCGTTTTCACCCGGATTGGCCAAGGCAATTACCAGATTCTGCGTATGCGAAGTGCTCTTAATATGGAGGACCCCTCGCTGCTGATCCGGATTAATAACCAGATTCTGCTGGCGGGCTACATGGCCGATAAACCCTTTGGCGGAGGAGTTGGGTCGGGGGGGACTGGGGCCACCGGTTTGCGCCCGATTCGTTCCTCGGGCAGGTCGCTCTGGACAGCTGGTACGTAA
- a CDS encoding lipopolysaccharide biosynthesis protein, translating to MDLSLQRLGKLIRRNAVVSLLGNGTSAALGLISLGLLARLMTKEEFGLWTLFLAFFTLFDVVRNGFILNGLIRHTATDTDNETSFRRWVGAAWQLSAMLTASLVVLLGLVLLALPQAVRLGWLSADSVNIGGGGAIGWFLLLAVVSMPASHSMWFWHARSRFAPIQLIRPGIQFLQLMLIGIGYWQFHELTSSWLYASYTIAYGTISVGTVLIRGSRLRDFFQGTSTERRALFQFGKFSTGTLLLSNLLRSSDTFLIAAWLGPAAVTLYTVPQRLLELVEMPTRSIVITAIPQLAALHQQQKLAHFADEFHRFAGQLWIALLPIALGGFIFAEPLVRLLGGEGFGDSVMVLRFFMIYAALVPLERYSGVGLDALGHPHRNLQKVILMLIVNIVGDVIALYLFKSVASVAFVSIATFLVGLLMGFRMMKPYAAVSLPTAMRVGLQQGGQLVNRVRHEFAR from the coding sequence ATGGACTTATCCTTACAACGGCTGGGTAAATTAATCCGGCGCAACGCGGTTGTTTCGCTACTCGGTAACGGCACCTCGGCTGCGCTGGGCCTCATATCGCTCGGCTTGTTGGCCCGTCTCATGACCAAAGAAGAGTTTGGTCTCTGGACGCTGTTTCTGGCTTTTTTCACGCTATTCGACGTTGTTCGAAATGGGTTCATTCTGAACGGCCTGATCCGACACACCGCTACGGATACCGATAATGAAACAAGTTTCCGACGCTGGGTAGGCGCGGCCTGGCAACTAAGCGCAATGCTGACAGCCAGCCTGGTAGTCTTATTGGGGCTGGTTTTACTGGCACTGCCGCAGGCCGTACGGCTAGGCTGGCTTTCTGCTGATTCGGTAAATATTGGCGGAGGGGGCGCCATAGGCTGGTTTCTGCTCCTGGCGGTTGTTTCAATGCCCGCATCTCACAGTATGTGGTTCTGGCACGCCCGTTCTCGCTTTGCCCCCATTCAACTTATCCGGCCCGGCATCCAGTTTTTGCAGCTAATGCTGATTGGCATCGGTTACTGGCAATTTCACGAACTGACCAGCAGCTGGCTTTATGCTTCCTACACGATTGCCTATGGTACGATCAGCGTGGGCACGGTGCTCATCAGAGGTAGTCGGCTCCGCGACTTTTTCCAGGGTACCTCTACCGAACGGCGGGCGTTGTTTCAGTTTGGCAAGTTCAGTACCGGTACATTGCTGCTGTCAAATCTGCTCCGCAGTTCGGATACCTTCCTGATTGCTGCCTGGTTAGGACCAGCCGCTGTAACGCTCTATACCGTTCCGCAGCGGCTGCTGGAACTGGTCGAAATGCCAACCCGCAGTATCGTCATTACCGCTATTCCTCAGTTAGCCGCTCTGCATCAGCAGCAAAAGCTAGCGCACTTCGCTGATGAATTTCACCGGTTTGCCGGACAACTCTGGATCGCACTGCTTCCAATCGCTCTGGGCGGATTTATTTTTGCCGAGCCGCTGGTTCGACTGCTGGGGGGCGAAGGCTTTGGCGATAGTGTCATGGTGCTGCGCTTCTTTATGATTTATGCGGCCCTAGTGCCACTCGAGCGTTATTCAGGTGTAGGGCTGGACGCTCTGGGCCATCCACACCGAAATCTCCAGAAAGTCATTCTCATGCTCATCGTCAATATTGTTGGCGATGTCATTGCGCTTTATCTATTCAAATCTGTAGCGAGTGTGGCCTTTGTGTCCATTGCTACCTTTCTGGTCGGGCTGCTGATGGGATTTCGAATGATGAAACCCTACGCGGCCGTATCGCTGCCGACAGCTATGCGCGTCGGTCTGCAACAGGGAGGCCAATTAGTAAACCGTGTTCGTCATGAATTTGCGCGTTGA
- a CDS encoding GumC family protein — MNITTLLRLLKRNLIWLLALPLITAVTVYVLTMNMAGQYESKATLYTGLASSYSIRSDEKGKLDFYAIANALDNIVTTLEAPNTLAQVGRRLLAQHLLLQKPDPMVLSAKGFKELQETVGDSLRRLIVVPGSVDSTTKRIENLIRQPGASGLADLLEASGSKYSADGIGDNLIAKRAGTMTDIISLAYKSDDPAVTQQTLNLLVDVFTNRYMDSKSTETRSVVQFYENKTREAANKLQAAEAKLQSFGSSNEIVNYDEQAKAAASGKSTLEMDYQREQMRNRGARAGVATLEKRLKERSSFLLTSGELRAKRDELSTASERLANAEVTGQPRKVIDVLQARVNSLSEDLKNIAQKYYSEGNSSDALPQESVMSEWLSKVLEYDESTARLEVYQKHLNDYDASIQKLAPLGPQLIHLRREVDVAEKEYMSVLNGLNMAKLQQKNVEMAGPINMIDKPDYPQKSSNVTRWLIVIGSFVGMLFLVILMLSLRTWMNNRIQNPERAEQITGLSLAAAFPLIHGRFVNRLRSMKHSMIEQLRSAVVVELSQQSRPQPHLITILSTRPAQGKTWVGNALSAKFAMAGHRVAYLYPEGSALIPDETATPGLSRVQVIPYAVQDDFVDTQRAESLIEGHSDLIPTDYDYIFLELPSLMETAIPAHLAVQSSVSLVVIDAQSVWTKTDQSLTDLYRRASHNGCVLGVLNRIDMVLVDALPATETSLHRPALPPAPSSTAVVKSA, encoded by the coding sequence ATGAATATAACTACGCTCCTCCGACTACTTAAGCGAAACCTGATCTGGCTATTAGCACTGCCGCTCATCACGGCCGTTACGGTTTATGTGTTAACCATGAACATGGCCGGTCAGTATGAATCGAAAGCAACGCTCTATACAGGTCTGGCTTCCAGTTATTCTATCCGAAGCGACGAAAAAGGCAAACTTGACTTCTACGCGATTGCCAACGCGCTGGATAATATCGTTACAACGCTCGAAGCGCCCAATACGCTTGCTCAGGTAGGCCGTCGGCTCCTGGCACAGCACTTGCTGCTTCAAAAGCCCGATCCAATGGTGCTGAGCGCCAAAGGATTTAAGGAACTGCAGGAAACGGTCGGCGACAGCCTTCGCCGGTTGATCGTTGTGCCCGGGTCAGTAGATTCGACCACGAAGCGAATAGAAAATCTTATCCGTCAGCCGGGCGCCAGCGGTCTGGCCGATCTGCTGGAAGCCTCGGGCTCCAAGTACTCGGCAGATGGTATTGGGGATAACCTCATTGCCAAGCGGGCAGGTACCATGACCGACATTATTTCGCTTGCTTATAAGTCGGATGATCCGGCTGTAACCCAGCAAACACTTAACCTGCTGGTAGATGTCTTTACCAACCGGTATATGGATTCAAAATCTACCGAGACCCGTTCGGTGGTGCAGTTTTACGAGAATAAAACCCGCGAAGCAGCCAACAAACTACAGGCTGCCGAAGCAAAACTCCAAAGTTTTGGCTCCAGTAACGAGATTGTCAACTACGATGAACAGGCTAAAGCAGCCGCTTCCGGCAAGAGCACGCTCGAGATGGACTACCAGCGCGAACAGATGCGTAACCGGGGTGCCCGGGCTGGGGTAGCCACGCTCGAAAAGCGCCTGAAGGAGCGCTCCAGCTTTTTACTGACCAGCGGTGAGCTCCGCGCCAAGCGGGATGAGCTATCAACGGCGAGCGAGAGGTTGGCCAACGCCGAAGTTACGGGACAACCCCGCAAAGTAATTGATGTGTTACAGGCCCGGGTAAATAGCCTGTCGGAAGACCTGAAGAACATAGCTCAGAAATATTACTCTGAAGGAAATTCGTCGGATGCGTTGCCGCAGGAGTCGGTTATGTCCGAATGGCTCTCGAAAGTGCTGGAATATGATGAATCAACAGCTCGGCTCGAAGTTTATCAGAAGCACCTGAACGATTATGATGCCTCTATTCAGAAACTGGCTCCGCTGGGCCCCCAGTTGATTCACCTACGTCGAGAAGTGGATGTGGCCGAGAAAGAATACATGTCGGTTCTGAACGGTCTGAACATGGCTAAGCTTCAGCAGAAGAACGTAGAAATGGCCGGCCCAATCAATATGATCGATAAGCCTGACTATCCGCAGAAGTCTTCTAACGTTACGCGCTGGCTCATTGTCATCGGTTCATTTGTTGGAATGCTTTTCCTGGTAATCCTGATGCTGTCGCTCCGTACCTGGATGAACAACCGGATTCAGAACCCCGAGCGCGCCGAGCAGATTACCGGTTTGTCGCTGGCAGCCGCCTTCCCGCTCATTCATGGCCGGTTCGTCAATCGCTTGCGTTCGATGAAGCACTCTATGATTGAGCAGCTTCGGTCGGCGGTTGTAGTTGAGTTAAGTCAGCAAAGTCGCCCGCAGCCGCACCTGATCACTATTTTGAGTACCCGTCCGGCCCAGGGAAAAACTTGGGTTGGTAATGCACTCAGCGCCAAATTTGCCATGGCGGGCCACCGGGTGGCGTATCTGTATCCGGAAGGCAGCGCCCTTATTCCCGATGAAACCGCAACGCCGGGCTTATCGCGGGTACAGGTGATTCCTTACGCGGTACAGGACGATTTCGTGGATACGCAACGCGCAGAGAGTTTAATTGAAGGCCACAGCGATTTAATTCCAACGGACTACGACTATATTTTCCTTGAGCTGCCAAGCCTCATGGAAACGGCCATCCCTGCCCACTTAGCGGTGCAGAGCAGTGTATCGCTGGTAGTTATCGACGCGCAGTCTGTCTGGACCAAAACAGATCAGTCTCTCACCGACTTGTATCGCCGGGCTTCGCACAACGGCTGCGTTCTGGGCGTGTTAAACCGGATCGACATGGTGCTGGTAGATGCCCTGCCAGCCACCGAGACAAGCCTGCACCGGCCAGCTTTACCTCCGGCACCGTCGTCAACGGCCGTCGTTAAATCGGCCTAA
- a CDS encoding TolC family protein — protein sequence MAISREVQAQNKVSGSEKATATQPGAAAEPLGDTLYFDLQRSLADQLVPFDSLVQIGVRNAPSLKEDDASIEGRLERYRFTRTVVLQYVYPFANYQTGNQTLLAAGTLNNYDQYQLTNGYRAGLHIQIPVAELFGRKHRMREAYSEYRGAIARREVTRQQFRRELIRLYQGMLTAQKILQIRIRDEQATLVAFRVAELDFQNGKGNPADFARASNLYAQAQAGVAEQRGSFSQYFYELETLVGVPLSELKR from the coding sequence ATGGCGATTTCCCGGGAAGTACAGGCTCAAAACAAGGTCTCCGGGAGTGAGAAAGCCACTGCAACCCAGCCCGGTGCAGCCGCAGAGCCTTTAGGCGATACGCTATATTTTGACCTTCAGCGCAGTTTGGCCGATCAGTTGGTGCCGTTTGACAGTCTGGTGCAGATTGGTGTCCGCAATGCGCCTAGTTTAAAGGAAGACGATGCATCGATTGAAGGCCGGCTCGAACGGTACCGGTTTACCCGAACGGTTGTGCTTCAGTATGTCTATCCGTTTGCCAACTATCAAACAGGTAACCAGACGCTGCTTGCCGCCGGAACCCTGAATAACTACGACCAATACCAGCTCACGAACGGGTACCGTGCAGGTCTGCACATTCAGATTCCGGTTGCCGAACTTTTCGGACGTAAACACCGGATGCGGGAGGCTTATTCGGAGTATCGGGGCGCCATCGCCAGACGCGAAGTGACCCGTCAGCAGTTCCGGCGCGAATTAATCCGGCTGTATCAGGGTATGCTTACGGCGCAAAAAATTCTTCAGATCCGGATTCGCGACGAGCAGGCTACGCTGGTAGCGTTTCGCGTAGCCGAACTGGATTTTCAAAACGGTAAGGGCAACCCGGCCGACTTTGCCCGCGCCAGCAACCTGTATGCACAGGCTCAGGCTGGTGTGGCGGAACAACGGGGTTCTTTTTCGCAATATTTTTACGAACTTGAGACCTTAGTTGGCGTACCTCTGTCCGAATTGAAACGATAA
- a CDS encoding glycosyltransferase, translating to MENLVSDAVWSGVKGRDIVVVGLQSFDSTIGSNCRDIAVEFAKDNRVLYVNPPLDRITAFRRDGFRALLGGTSTTNQPPLRQVSERLWSFYPTVILESINRLPDGALFDQLNRRNNERLAAAIRSAVNELGFERIILFNDSDMLRSFYLDEWLKPELMIYYSRDNLLAVEYWQLHGLRLEPALMKKATLVAANSAYLARLAAEHNPNSFDIGQGCDLSRFDPAQAHAIPADLAAVPGPRIGYVGALSALRLDLALLEFVALERPDWQLVLVGPEDETFRASRLHGLRNVHFLGPKPGDELPAYLSHLDVLMNPQELNPVTVGNYPRKIDEYLAMGKPVVAVRTEAMAMFEQHVYLADNPDQFITLTERALREGGPSSPDEAIHFARSHTWAASVAALGQAIQQVSPQTMETV from the coding sequence ATGGAAAATTTAGTAAGCGATGCAGTTTGGTCGGGGGTAAAAGGACGTGATATTGTGGTAGTCGGACTGCAATCATTCGATTCTACGATTGGCAGCAACTGCCGGGATATTGCGGTCGAGTTCGCCAAGGACAATCGCGTTTTATACGTAAATCCGCCATTAGACCGCATTACGGCCTTCCGACGCGATGGATTCCGGGCGTTGCTGGGCGGCACATCAACAACCAATCAGCCCCCTCTTCGGCAGGTTTCGGAACGACTGTGGTCATTTTATCCTACGGTAATACTTGAATCAATAAATCGATTACCCGACGGAGCGCTGTTCGATCAGCTTAATCGACGCAATAACGAACGACTGGCAGCGGCAATCCGGTCGGCCGTAAACGAATTGGGTTTTGAGCGTATTATTCTGTTTAACGACAGCGACATGCTCCGCAGTTTTTACTTGGACGAGTGGTTGAAACCGGAGCTGATGATTTACTATAGCCGCGACAATCTACTGGCGGTTGAGTACTGGCAGCTTCACGGCCTGCGGCTCGAACCGGCCCTGATGAAAAAAGCGACCCTTGTCGCGGCTAATTCAGCTTACCTCGCCCGGCTGGCGGCCGAACACAATCCAAATTCCTTTGATATTGGTCAGGGCTGCGATCTGTCGCGGTTCGATCCGGCTCAGGCGCACGCCATCCCGGCTGATCTAGCCGCTGTGCCGGGACCGCGTATTGGTTACGTAGGCGCCCTGAGCGCCTTACGGCTCGATCTTGCCCTCCTGGAATTTGTGGCGCTTGAACGGCCCGACTGGCAGCTGGTGCTGGTTGGACCGGAAGATGAAACCTTCCGGGCAAGTCGGCTGCATGGCTTACGTAATGTGCATTTTCTGGGCCCGAAACCCGGAGATGAACTGCCTGCTTATCTGTCTCATCTGGACGTGCTGATGAACCCGCAGGAGCTTAACCCTGTTACGGTCGGGAACTACCCACGTAAGATTGATGAGTATCTGGCCATGGGCAAACCGGTGGTGGCTGTCCGGACGGAAGCAATGGCTATGTTTGAGCAGCATGTTTATCTGGCTGATAACCCCGACCAGTTTATTACGCTAACGGAGCGAGCGTTACGTGAAGGTGGCCCGTCCAGTCCGGATGAGGCTATTCACTTTGCCCGGTCCCACACCTGGGCGGCCTCCGTTGCCGCCCTCGGCCAGGCCATACAACAAGTATCACCTCAAACTATGGAAACGGTATGA
- a CDS encoding acyltransferase translates to MIGSLGQRIKQNERLKWFVHYLLIPKGQARPRRWVSWFVNPFMHPKGRGAVIRSSVRLDVLPFQPFQMGEGATIEDYCVVNNGVGAVSVGANSRVGIGSVMIGPVAVGNEVIIAQHVVMSGLNHSYEDIQKPIRKQPVTKAEVVIEDECWIGANAVVTAGVRVGHHSVVAAGSVVTKNVPPYSVVVGNPARVIKQYDSDKKEWVKVKPVNGTAQFNGNGATSAESPMVKLSQNGVPVIAGL, encoded by the coding sequence ATGATCGGTTCATTAGGCCAACGTATCAAACAGAACGAACGGTTGAAGTGGTTTGTCCATTATTTGCTGATTCCAAAAGGACAGGCTCGCCCACGCCGGTGGGTAAGCTGGTTTGTGAACCCGTTTATGCATCCGAAAGGCCGGGGTGCGGTAATCCGTTCATCCGTGCGGCTGGATGTACTGCCGTTTCAGCCGTTTCAAATGGGCGAGGGCGCAACCATTGAAGATTACTGCGTGGTCAACAATGGCGTGGGGGCGGTGAGTGTAGGGGCCAACTCCCGGGTTGGGATCGGCTCGGTGATGATTGGCCCCGTTGCTGTCGGAAATGAAGTTATTATTGCCCAGCATGTAGTTATGTCGGGGCTGAACCATTCGTACGAAGATATCCAGAAGCCAATCCGGAAGCAACCCGTTACCAAGGCCGAGGTTGTTATTGAGGATGAATGCTGGATTGGCGCGAATGCCGTTGTGACGGCGGGCGTTCGCGTTGGCCACCACTCGGTCGTGGCTGCCGGGAGCGTCGTTACGAAAAACGTACCGCCTTATTCTGTCGTGGTTGGTAACCCGGCGCGGGTTATCAAACAATATGATTCCGACAAGAAAGAGTGGGTGAAGGTAAAACCCGTTAATGGCACGGCGCAATTCAACGGGAACGGGGCTACCTCTGCCGAGTCACCGATGGTGAAACTGTCCCAGAACGGGGTTCCGGTCATTGCCGGATTATAA
- a CDS encoding sterol desaturase family protein, with protein sequence MRWFPIPPFDFVIFLLMVLAFGLLMWIQWRAPLRRQRFNTVRRVVRNIGVSIPMFICFRLLLVPLPLLTAIWAGQHQLGLLRWLLPAGEVWRWVQAGLGFLLFDYSYYWWHQATHYWPAFYRFHNIHHTDLDMDVSTAVRFHFLDMIVGTVFRSLIVLGFGIGFWTALVYEGVFELATQFHHSNTRLPKRVEQWLNYLVVTPRMHGIHHSIVRDEFNSNWGTVLSIWDRLHGTHRMDIPQSAVDIGVPAYRDERELTFSQLLKMPFGPQRDWQLPSGERPETRN encoded by the coding sequence ATGCGCTGGTTTCCGATTCCGCCATTCGATTTTGTTATTTTTCTGCTGATGGTGCTGGCTTTTGGCTTATTGATGTGGATTCAGTGGCGTGCGCCGTTACGCCGGCAGCGGTTCAATACGGTCCGGCGGGTAGTCCGGAATATTGGAGTATCCATACCCATGTTTATCTGTTTTCGGCTGCTTCTGGTGCCATTGCCTTTACTGACGGCGATCTGGGCCGGGCAACATCAGCTGGGCCTGCTGCGCTGGCTGCTGCCTGCGGGCGAGGTGTGGCGTTGGGTACAGGCCGGGCTGGGCTTCCTGCTGTTTGACTACAGCTATTACTGGTGGCATCAGGCTACTCATTACTGGCCGGCTTTTTATCGGTTTCACAACATACACCACACGGATCTGGATATGGATGTGTCCACAGCCGTCCGGTTTCATTTTCTCGACATGATCGTCGGAACGGTTTTTCGGTCGCTGATTGTGCTGGGGTTTGGAATTGGTTTCTGGACAGCCCTGGTTTACGAAGGCGTTTTTGAACTGGCTACCCAGTTTCATCATTCAAACACCCGTCTGCCCAAACGCGTTGAGCAATGGTTAAATTACCTTGTCGTGACGCCCCGAATGCACGGTATCCATCATTCCATTGTGCGCGATGAATTCAATTCCAACTGGGGAACCGTTCTGTCCATCTGGGATCGACTGCATGGCACGCATCGGATGGATATTCCACAAAGCGCGGTAGACATCGGGGTGCCTGCCTACCGCGACGAGCGTGAACTGACCTTTAGCCAATTGTTAAAAATGCCGTTCGGGCCGCAGCGCGACTGGCAACTGCCGTCCGGCGAGCGGCCCGAAACCCGCAACTGA
- a CDS encoding DUF748 domain-containing protein, translating to MKRTAKILIALVVLLVIARLLLPYFVLRYVNKTLADMGGYTGHVEDIDIALLRGAYQIDDLRIRKVNGKIKEPFLYIPKTDLSVEWKSLFKGRLVSEVETYQPEINFAFSEDEASSQTGAEVDWTTYLKKLLPISINRFAVYEGRVDLTSLITQPRADLSIQSFQAEIRNIGNVDDKNNKLPSPVIASGDVPGYGGTMNFSANMNLLKVTPDFDYNLRFSNLQLTKLNELAREYGNIDFESGTVSVYSEMAMLNGKFNGYIKPLTKGMKIFKLNEHENRSVGKFFTELVAQAGTAILKNQKKDQVATRIPIYGTVEEVKTAVWPTIFGVLRNAYIEAFRGEFDNNITLQDALKNFKDDYKAKRAGRKAERKEKREERREERQKRREERKEARQERREERKKA from the coding sequence TTGAAACGCACGGCCAAGATCCTAATTGCACTCGTTGTTTTGCTGGTTATTGCCCGGCTTTTACTGCCCTATTTTGTTTTGCGGTACGTCAACAAGACGCTGGCCGACATGGGCGGCTATACGGGTCATGTTGAAGATATTGATATTGCCCTGCTCCGGGGAGCCTACCAGATTGATGACTTGCGCATCCGTAAGGTGAATGGGAAAATCAAGGAGCCATTTCTTTATATTCCCAAAACAGACCTGTCTGTCGAGTGGAAATCCTTATTCAAGGGCCGATTGGTATCCGAAGTAGAAACGTACCAGCCCGAAATCAACTTTGCCTTTAGCGAGGACGAAGCATCCAGCCAGACCGGGGCCGAAGTTGACTGGACTACTTACCTGAAAAAGCTGCTGCCCATCAGCATTAACCGCTTTGCCGTTTATGAGGGCAGGGTTGACCTCACCAGCTTAATTACGCAGCCCCGGGCCGATTTGTCAATCCAGAGTTTCCAGGCCGAAATCCGGAATATTGGCAACGTAGACGACAAGAACAACAAGCTTCCCTCGCCAGTAATCGCGTCGGGCGACGTGCCAGGCTACGGCGGTACGATGAACTTCTCGGCCAACATGAACCTGCTGAAGGTAACGCCGGATTTTGACTACAATCTCCGATTTAGCAATCTGCAGTTAACAAAGCTAAACGAACTGGCCCGCGAATACGGCAACATTGATTTTGAGAGCGGCACGGTCAGCGTTTATAGCGAAATGGCCATGCTGAACGGCAAGTTCAATGGGTACATTAAGCCGTTGACGAAGGGTATGAAAATCTTTAAGCTCAACGAGCACGAGAACCGCTCGGTAGGCAAGTTTTTTACCGAGCTTGTTGCTCAGGCCGGAACGGCTATCCTCAAAAACCAGAAGAAAGACCAGGTAGCCACCCGCATTCCCATCTACGGTACGGTCGAGGAGGTTAAAACCGCCGTCTGGCCAACAATCTTTGGCGTTTTACGGAATGCGTACATTGAAGCGTTCCGGGGTGAGTTCGACAATAATATCACCTTGCAGGACGCGCTGAAAAACTTCAAGGACGATTATAAGGCTAAACGCGCTGGGCGTAAAGCCGAACGTAAAGAGAAGCGCGAAGAACGCCGGGAGGAGCGGCAGAAACGGCGCGAGGAACGTAAAGAAGCCCGTCAGGAACGACGCGAAGAACGTAAGAAAGCATAA
- a CDS encoding pentapeptide repeat-containing protein — MKKMLTSLLLFLTALAPTLAQQTVDAREIIAKINRKEPVTYQNVTITGDLDLTNLANRRERREGNWRGESEEYLSTVEAPLTFRNCQFQGKVLAYRTEENRPMKASSKVYNADFREAVTIENCQFADDAAFKYSTFSQRALFTGNTFRDDALFKYAKFRNAADFSGSTFQGYADFKYTKFDEESAFQKVAFERTADFKYTKFDEGTDFRQARFSGNADFKYTHFPQGTNFDEVRFNGSTDFKYTTLDGRRFAPNGR, encoded by the coding sequence ATGAAAAAGATGCTTACGTCTCTCCTGCTTTTCCTGACCGCTCTGGCGCCAACGCTGGCACAGCAAACGGTTGACGCCCGGGAAATCATTGCAAAAATTAACCGAAAGGAACCCGTTACGTATCAGAACGTAACGATTACGGGCGATCTTGACCTGACCAATCTGGCCAATCGCCGGGAAAGACGTGAAGGCAACTGGCGGGGTGAGTCGGAGGAATACCTGAGCACTGTCGAAGCCCCACTGACTTTCCGGAATTGTCAATTCCAGGGTAAGGTTCTGGCCTATCGGACGGAAGAAAACCGGCCCATGAAAGCCAGCAGCAAAGTGTATAATGCTGATTTTCGGGAAGCGGTAACGATTGAAAACTGCCAGTTTGCTGATGACGCGGCTTTTAAATATTCGACTTTTAGCCAGCGCGCCCTCTTTACCGGGAATACGTTTCGCGACGACGCTCTCTTCAAATACGCAAAATTCCGCAACGCGGCCGACTTCAGCGGCTCGACCTTCCAGGGCTATGCCGATTTTAAGTACACCAAATTCGATGAGGAATCAGCCTTCCAGAAAGTAGCCTTTGAGCGTACGGCCGATTTCAAATACACGAAGTTCGATGAAGGGACTGATTTTCGGCAGGCCCGCTTTTCGGGTAATGCGGATTTCAAATACACGCACTTCCCCCAAGGCACGAATTTCGATGAAGTTCGCTTTAACGGCTCTACCGATTTTAAGTACACAACCCTCGATGGCCGCAGGTTTGCGCCCAATGGCCGGTAG